In the Pseudomonas sp. ADAK2 genome, one interval contains:
- a CDS encoding polysaccharide biosynthesis protein, protein MDKVRSILLGLPRRQKRLLQVATDIVLVWVALWLAFIVRLGIDDMYNPLKVHLWLFAFAPLVAIPLFIRFGMYRAVMRYFGNDALIAIIKAVSLSSLILAVIVYWYSNHETVVPRSIIFNYWWLSLVIIGGLRLFMRQYFMGDWFNAAQHVPFTNRDDGMTKVAIYGAGVAGNQLVAALRMGRVMRPVAFIDDDASIADRSISGLQVYKPKHIQQMIDVTGAQEILLALPSSTRARRREILNLLEDFPLHVRSVPNFTDLASGRVKVDDIQEVDIADLLGRDAVPAQPELLERCIKGKTVMVTGAGGSIGAELCRQIFSLGPTTLLLFDHSEFNLYSILSELEQRICRESLPVRLLPILGSIRNREKLLDVMSAWRVDTVYHAAAYKHVPMVEHNIAEGVLNNVIGTLNAAQAALQTGVANFVLISTDKAVRPTNVMGSTKRLAELVLQALSGEVAPVLFGDKANVSRVNKTRFTMVRFGNVLGSSGSVIPLFHRQIKSGGPLTVTHPKMTRYFMTIPEAAQLVIQAGSMGRGGEVFVLDMGEPVRIVELAEKMIHLSGLSIRSERNLHGDISIEFTGLRPGEKLYEELLIGDNVAATQHSMIMSANEDHLPWDVLKARLTELLDAVDRDDYSRVRQLLRGTVSGYTPDGDIVDWIYQQRGLEP, encoded by the coding sequence ATGGATAAGGTTAGATCGATTTTGTTGGGCTTACCGCGTCGCCAAAAGCGGCTGCTGCAAGTCGCCACTGATATTGTATTGGTGTGGGTCGCCTTGTGGTTGGCGTTCATCGTTCGTCTTGGCATCGATGATATGTACAACCCGCTTAAGGTGCACTTATGGCTTTTTGCCTTCGCTCCTTTGGTTGCGATTCCACTCTTTATCCGCTTTGGAATGTACCGGGCTGTTATGCGCTACTTTGGCAATGACGCCCTCATTGCAATCATCAAGGCCGTTAGCCTCTCGTCGTTGATTCTCGCGGTAATCGTCTATTGGTACAGCAATCACGAGACGGTCGTTCCTCGCTCCATCATTTTCAACTATTGGTGGCTAAGTCTGGTCATTATTGGCGGGCTAAGATTGTTCATGCGTCAATATTTTATGGGTGACTGGTTTAACGCTGCCCAACACGTACCGTTCACCAACCGTGACGATGGTATGACCAAAGTCGCTATCTATGGTGCGGGTGTTGCGGGCAATCAGCTTGTCGCGGCGCTCAGGATGGGCCGGGTGATGCGTCCGGTCGCATTTATTGACGATGACGCCAGCATTGCGGATCGCTCGATTTCTGGTTTGCAGGTTTATAAGCCTAAACACATACAGCAGATGATTGATGTGACGGGAGCTCAGGAAATACTTCTGGCTTTACCCTCCTCTACTCGTGCTCGGCGTAGAGAGATTCTCAATCTGCTTGAAGATTTTCCTTTACATGTGAGGAGCGTTCCTAATTTCACCGATCTGGCAAGCGGTAGGGTGAAGGTTGATGATATTCAGGAAGTCGACATTGCAGATTTGCTAGGGCGGGACGCGGTACCTGCGCAACCTGAGCTGCTCGAGCGTTGTATTAAGGGCAAGACTGTGATGGTGACTGGGGCGGGAGGCTCGATCGGTGCAGAATTGTGCAGGCAAATATTTTCGCTCGGGCCGACCACTCTTTTACTATTTGACCATAGTGAGTTTAATCTTTACAGCATTCTGTCCGAACTTGAGCAGCGAATATGCCGAGAGTCTTTGCCTGTGCGTTTGTTGCCGATATTAGGTTCAATCCGCAATCGAGAAAAACTGTTAGATGTAATGAGCGCCTGGCGTGTAGATACGGTTTACCATGCCGCTGCTTATAAGCACGTGCCCATGGTTGAGCACAATATCGCAGAGGGGGTATTAAATAACGTTATAGGTACGCTGAATGCTGCACAGGCGGCGTTGCAAACAGGTGTGGCAAATTTTGTACTAATTTCTACAGATAAAGCTGTACGTCCTACGAATGTAATGGGTAGCACTAAGCGTTTAGCAGAACTTGTCTTGCAAGCGTTAAGTGGCGAAGTTGCTCCGGTTTTGTTTGGCGATAAGGCCAACGTATCTAGAGTCAATAAAACCCGATTTACTATGGTTCGTTTTGGTAACGTATTGGGCTCGTCGGGCTCGGTCATCCCGTTATTTCATCGGCAGATAAAATCAGGTGGGCCGCTGACTGTCACCCATCCCAAAATGACCCGGTATTTCATGACCATCCCCGAAGCGGCTCAACTGGTGATTCAAGCCGGTTCAATGGGGCGAGGAGGGGAAGTGTTTGTCTTGGATATGGGCGAGCCGGTGCGAATCGTAGAGCTGGCTGAGAAAATGATCCATCTGTCCGGTTTGAGTATTCGCTCGGAAAGAAATTTGCACGGTGACATTTCAATTGAGTTCACGGGGCTTCGTCCAGGGGAGAAGCTCTACGAAGAATTGCTGATTGGTGACAATGTAGCCGCTACTCAGCACTCCATGATTATGAGTGCGAACGAGGATCACCTGCCTTGGGATGTGCTCAAGGCGAGACTTACGGAGCTCCTGGACGCAGTCGACAGAGATGATTATTCCCGAGTTCGCCAGTTGCTCCGTGGAACGGTCAGCGGATACACGCCTGATGGCGATATCGTCGATTGGATCTACCAGCAACGCGGGCTTGAGCCTTGA
- a CDS encoding ABC transporter permease has translation MERFSLSPVEIYRSLRKYRQLIYQMTHREIIGRYKGSVFGLLWAFFTPILMLAVYTFVFSVVFKARWHGGGDDQNKADFAIMLFTGMIVYGIFAECINRAPALILGNPNYVKRVVFPLHILPWIVLGTAIFNALISFFVLIVFFLITGHSLTSSAFYLPIVLLPLIFLSMGLSWFLSSLGVYLRDVGQTVGIFTTVLMFLSPVFYPLSSLPEKYQLYLRFNPLTSIIEHTRDVLILGVVPNMYHMLISVLISMCIAWLGFAWFQKTRRGFADVI, from the coding sequence ATGGAAAGATTTAGCTTATCACCCGTAGAAATATATCGCAGCTTGAGAAAGTATCGGCAACTGATTTATCAAATGACGCACCGAGAGATCATTGGTCGCTATAAAGGCTCGGTGTTTGGTCTTTTATGGGCCTTTTTTACTCCGATCTTGATGCTGGCTGTCTATACCTTTGTTTTTAGCGTTGTTTTCAAGGCCCGATGGCACGGGGGCGGGGACGATCAAAACAAAGCTGATTTTGCCATCATGTTATTCACGGGCATGATCGTCTACGGGATTTTTGCCGAATGTATAAACCGAGCTCCTGCACTTATCTTGGGTAACCCCAATTATGTAAAGCGAGTCGTGTTTCCTTTGCATATATTGCCCTGGATAGTTTTAGGTACGGCGATCTTCAATGCATTGATAAGTTTTTTCGTTTTGATTGTCTTTTTTCTGATAACGGGGCACTCACTGACCTCATCTGCATTTTATTTGCCGATTGTATTACTCCCATTGATTTTCCTGTCTATGGGGCTTTCGTGGTTCTTAAGTTCGCTAGGTGTCTACCTAAGGGATGTGGGACAAACGGTTGGAATATTTACGACCGTTCTCATGTTTTTGTCTCCTGTATTTTATCCGCTTTCTTCGTTGCCGGAAAAGTATCAGTTATATTTGAGGTTCAATCCCTTGACCTCGATAATTGAACACACTCGAGACGTCCTTATCCTGGGTGTGGTTCCGAATATGTATCATATGCTGATTAGTGTACTAATTAGCATGTGCATTGCGTGGTTAGGATTTGCTTGGTTTCAAAAAACACGTAGAGGTTTCGCAGATGTCATCTGA
- a CDS encoding ABC transporter ATP-binding protein, which yields MSSEPISISVNNLGKCFTIYNSPHQRLLQMFTGSRKKYYREFWALKDVSFELKKGETIGIIGKNGSGKSTLLQMICGTLNQTEGDISVKGKVAALLELGAGFNPEFTGRENVFLSAALYGLSRAEVEQKFEAITRFADIGDFVDQPVKTYSSGMFVRLAFAIIANVDADILIIDEALAVGDALFTQKCMRFLRKFKEEGTLLFVSHDTSSVINLCDRAIWLDKGQVKGYGPAKAISELYLATLFDNQPSEEQIVDTSQYDHRSVEPVIWRDQRQDIINNSAHRNDVEIFRFNPLNEEEFGHGGVKVLGVTLNDIDDTALHWVVGGETVTLTVVALALTKLKSPIVGFYIKDRLGQTLFGDNTYINYAKSPVTTEKGEQLTAKFKFPMPWLAQGDYSIAVAVAEGTQSDHVHHQWIHDALLFRSHHDPLSTGIVGIPMLDINLKTGN from the coding sequence ATGTCATCTGAGCCAATTTCAATTAGTGTGAATAACCTCGGTAAGTGTTTTACCATCTATAATAGCCCGCACCAACGATTGTTGCAGATGTTTACAGGGTCGAGAAAGAAATACTATCGTGAATTTTGGGCGTTGAAAGATGTTTCGTTTGAGTTAAAAAAAGGCGAAACAATCGGTATTATCGGGAAAAATGGCTCCGGTAAGTCGACCCTGTTACAGATGATATGCGGTACGCTTAATCAAACGGAAGGCGATATATCGGTCAAGGGTAAAGTTGCAGCGCTGCTGGAGCTGGGGGCGGGTTTCAATCCAGAGTTTACAGGAAGAGAAAACGTATTTCTTTCTGCTGCACTTTATGGCTTGAGTAGGGCTGAAGTAGAGCAAAAATTTGAGGCAATTACTCGTTTTGCCGATATTGGAGATTTTGTTGATCAACCGGTAAAAACATATTCGAGTGGTATGTTCGTTCGGTTGGCATTCGCAATTATTGCCAACGTAGACGCGGATATACTCATTATTGATGAAGCCCTTGCAGTAGGGGACGCACTTTTTACCCAAAAATGCATGAGGTTTTTACGGAAGTTTAAAGAAGAGGGAACGCTGCTGTTTGTCAGTCACGATACCAGTTCGGTTATCAATTTGTGTGACCGCGCAATTTGGTTGGACAAGGGGCAAGTCAAAGGCTATGGACCAGCAAAAGCGATTTCAGAGTTATATCTGGCGACGCTATTTGATAACCAACCTTCTGAAGAGCAGATAGTAGACACCAGTCAGTACGATCATCGCAGTGTCGAACCTGTTATCTGGCGAGATCAGAGACAGGATATTATAAACAACAGCGCTCATCGTAATGATGTTGAAATATTTCGTTTTAACCCCCTAAATGAAGAAGAGTTTGGGCATGGTGGGGTAAAGGTGCTCGGAGTGACGCTTAACGATATTGATGATACTGCCTTGCATTGGGTCGTTGGAGGCGAAACCGTGACCTTAACGGTAGTGGCTCTGGCTTTAACTAAATTAAAAAGCCCGATAGTTGGGTTCTACATCAAAGACAGGCTTGGGCAAACGCTATTTGGTGATAATACGTATATTAACTATGCGAAATCTCCAGTGACCACCGAGAAGGGCGAGCAGCTTACGGCAAAATTTAAGTTTCCAATGCCCTGGTTAGCGCAAGGAGACTATTCAATTGCTGTAGCTGTAGCAGAAGGGACACAGTCTGATCATGTGCATCACCAGTGGATACACGATGCTCTACTGTTCAGATCTCATCACGATCCATTATCGACAGGCATAGTAGGTATTCCTATGCTGGATATAAACTTAAAGACAGGCAATTAA
- a CDS encoding class I SAM-dependent methyltransferase, giving the protein MSSSEYSHSLSQLAINPRYISYPLSWLGHIPFAAWLIEVARPGVFVELGSYSGTSYFSFCQAVLASQAETKCFAIDTWEGDDHTGGYGESVYQGFVDYNDANFKEFSTYLRMRFEDANPSFQSASVDLLHIDGLHTYDAVKLDFETWLPKMSSRGIILFHDTTVEKEGFGVNTFWGEVSKNFPSFNFSHSNGLGVLLVGDDYQHESTLLIRIKDVSLLVERLAERLWLQQIVREKEDIISKFESTLIPEYLSKISDADIEKSVLLAEKEKLNNELESIKSSRLWRLATMIDGFKKRFS; this is encoded by the coding sequence ATGAGTTCCTCTGAGTATTCGCACTCGTTGAGTCAACTGGCGATCAACCCGCGTTATATATCTTATCCGCTATCCTGGTTAGGGCATATACCGTTCGCAGCGTGGCTTATAGAGGTTGCACGGCCAGGTGTGTTTGTGGAGCTTGGTAGCTATTCAGGGACTTCTTATTTTTCGTTCTGCCAAGCTGTATTGGCCTCTCAGGCTGAAACAAAGTGCTTTGCGATTGATACTTGGGAAGGTGACGACCATACAGGTGGATATGGAGAAAGTGTTTATCAGGGATTTGTTGATTATAACGATGCGAACTTTAAAGAGTTTTCGACCTATTTGCGAATGAGATTTGAGGACGCTAATCCCTCATTTCAAAGTGCTAGCGTTGATCTGCTTCATATTGATGGGTTACATACTTATGATGCGGTGAAACTCGATTTTGAGACTTGGCTTCCAAAAATGTCATCCCGAGGAATTATTCTTTTTCACGATACTACCGTGGAGAAAGAGGGTTTCGGAGTTAATACGTTCTGGGGCGAAGTTAGTAAGAATTTCCCTTCTTTTAATTTTTCACACAGTAATGGTCTGGGCGTATTGCTGGTTGGCGATGACTACCAGCATGAAAGCACGTTGTTAATTCGCATAAAAGATGTGTCCCTCTTGGTAGAAAGATTGGCAGAAAGACTATGGTTACAACAGATAGTGCGCGAAAAAGAAGACATAATTTCTAAGTTTGAAAGTACGTTAATTCCTGAGTATCTTTCAAAAATATCTGACGCGGATATTGAAAAAAGCGTTTTACTTGCCGAGAAAGAAAAGCTTAATAATGAGCTCGAAAGTATAAAGAGTTCCCGGCTTTGGAGATTAGCTACGATGATTGATGGATTTAAGAAGCGGTTTTCTTAA
- a CDS encoding glycosyltransferase WbsX family protein translates to MTKIAASFDALSGSQDQKTTTSEISKDSSKLLTFYLPQYHRTPENSEWWGPGFTEWTNVARGKPNFDGHYQPHIPRELGFYDLTHPDVMYEQAELAKLYGVHGFCFYHYWFSGRRILERPVENFLKSDIDINFCLCWANENWTRTWSGDEKSVLLGQNYAEGDDEEFILSLLMYFKDPRYILVDGKPMLVVYRAKDIPNPAASFAKWRALAVEHGFPGLHIAVVDFYDITSPNEVEADALVEFPPHKFNGPQSIPSVMPTFTNPDFSGGIVDYVKVIAQSAKRELPPFKLYRGIIPSWDNTARRQNTPTTIINATPTLYGIWLKYLRAYTRKNHKSESDNFIFINAWNEWGEGCHLEPDHEWGLKYLEETLGSSFYDGSPDDLDGVRDALYDAVAKDVLSRSKKGANQDDIDAVEVELRNYKPVGNFAHKTAAYLLKWPFFYKVARFFYRIVRRLRG, encoded by the coding sequence ATGACTAAAATCGCAGCTTCTTTTGATGCGCTTTCTGGCAGTCAAGATCAAAAAACGACCACATCTGAGATATCGAAAGACAGTAGTAAGTTACTGACTTTCTACTTGCCACAGTACCATAGGACTCCAGAGAACTCTGAGTGGTGGGGCCCAGGCTTCACGGAGTGGACCAACGTCGCGCGTGGTAAACCAAACTTTGACGGGCACTATCAGCCGCACATTCCACGTGAATTGGGGTTTTATGACCTGACACATCCCGACGTCATGTACGAACAGGCTGAATTGGCGAAGCTCTACGGTGTTCACGGCTTTTGTTTCTATCACTATTGGTTTAGTGGTCGGCGCATCCTTGAGCGCCCTGTTGAAAACTTTCTAAAATCAGACATCGATATAAATTTTTGCCTTTGCTGGGCTAACGAAAACTGGACACGTACGTGGTCCGGGGACGAAAAAAGCGTTTTGTTGGGACAAAATTATGCAGAAGGAGATGATGAAGAATTTATTCTGTCTCTCCTGATGTATTTCAAAGATCCGCGCTATATTCTCGTGGACGGTAAACCAATGCTCGTTGTATATCGAGCAAAAGATATTCCTAATCCTGCAGCTTCTTTTGCTAAATGGCGCGCTTTAGCAGTAGAGCATGGCTTCCCGGGGTTACATATCGCAGTTGTTGATTTTTATGATATTACCAGTCCTAATGAAGTGGAAGCTGATGCGCTGGTAGAGTTTCCTCCGCACAAATTTAATGGGCCGCAAAGCATTCCCTCTGTAATGCCGACCTTTACGAATCCGGATTTTTCCGGAGGAATCGTGGATTATGTAAAAGTTATTGCACAAAGCGCGAAGCGTGAATTGCCACCCTTCAAATTATATAGAGGTATTATTCCTAGTTGGGATAACACGGCTAGAAGGCAAAATACGCCAACGACAATAATTAACGCAACCCCAACCTTGTACGGAATTTGGTTAAAGTATCTCCGTGCTTATACCAGGAAAAACCATAAGAGTGAGTCGGATAATTTTATCTTTATTAATGCCTGGAATGAATGGGGTGAGGGTTGCCACTTAGAGCCAGATCACGAATGGGGTCTGAAATATCTTGAGGAGACCTTGGGATCTTCCTTTTATGACGGATCACCTGATGACTTGGATGGAGTCAGAGATGCGTTGTACGACGCGGTGGCCAAGGATGTTCTGAGTCGTTCGAAAAAGGGAGCAAATCAGGACGATATAGATGCGGTAGAAGTTGAGCTAAGAAACTATAAGCCCGTTGGTAACTTTGCACATAAGACGGCAGCTTATTTGCTTAAGTGGCCTTTCTTTTATAAGGTAGCCAGGTTTTTTTACAGAATAGTTCGCCGTTTGAGGGGCTGA
- a CDS encoding rhamnan synthesis F family protein yields the protein MSENIVVVAHFDADDKIDENFAQVLFCLEKVFDVVLLITTSAIAEEDIANFVKVKLIRRPNVGYDFYSYRVGYEYAITNFVVESILFTNSSYFVTDDAKFTSLLVEMQRAGGEYDVVGLTSSEQIAWHVQSYLLLISGALSAKGWFTKFMRDVQPHNTKFEVILNYEVGLSQKILSEDISPKVLFQPDAALKKTAYKHWFSKIVRNASVYDWMSLKVFRGVKDINWTHFAAAKIAQQYGVVKAEVLRTNPHSIDKDLVLKGGVLERVESIRASINRSSRHYQVTDDGLSELVHAQGALPSYRSVRFGVSKKKGVSIAVVVHLYYYDLLKEIRQYLGAIVEPFDLYVTTPFEGDVHKIIDDCAYLAASVTVHISENRGRDIGPFLALYLNGALDGYDAVLKLHSKKSKYSQLGEEWRKSIYDALMKDSFTVRKILQLIRHDHVGLVGPHPYYLSNDNFWGANRATVNNLLLKTGVVSKEEEVVLGFFAGSMFWFSPLAISRLKLIPISELFFVPENGMQDGTLAHALERVFCPIVRAEGYSTTSLKLAGAEIDNTETKNNKVPVL from the coding sequence ATGAGCGAAAATATAGTTGTTGTTGCTCATTTTGATGCGGATGACAAGATCGACGAGAATTTTGCTCAGGTGTTGTTCTGCCTGGAAAAGGTATTTGATGTAGTGTTGCTGATCACGACCAGCGCCATTGCAGAAGAAGACATCGCTAACTTTGTAAAAGTTAAACTAATTAGAAGACCTAACGTAGGGTACGATTTTTACAGTTATAGAGTTGGATATGAGTACGCTATTACGAATTTCGTTGTGGAAAGTATCCTATTTACTAACTCTAGTTATTTTGTCACTGATGATGCTAAGTTCACCAGTCTGCTGGTTGAAATGCAGCGGGCAGGTGGTGAATACGACGTTGTCGGGTTGACTTCATCGGAACAAATCGCATGGCACGTGCAATCGTATCTGTTGCTGATCTCTGGCGCTCTTTCAGCCAAAGGATGGTTTACAAAATTCATGAGAGATGTTCAGCCTCATAATACGAAATTTGAAGTTATATTGAATTATGAGGTCGGACTTTCTCAAAAAATATTGAGTGAGGATATAAGTCCCAAAGTACTTTTTCAGCCTGATGCTGCACTAAAGAAAACTGCATATAAACATTGGTTCAGCAAGATCGTACGAAACGCCTCCGTTTATGACTGGATGAGCTTAAAGGTGTTCAGGGGGGTTAAAGATATAAATTGGACCCACTTTGCCGCGGCAAAAATCGCGCAGCAGTATGGGGTGGTGAAGGCCGAAGTCTTAAGGACAAATCCTCATAGCATCGATAAAGATTTAGTTTTGAAGGGGGGAGTATTAGAGCGTGTTGAATCTATACGAGCTTCTATTAATCGATCCAGTCGTCATTACCAAGTCACTGACGATGGTTTATCTGAACTAGTACATGCTCAGGGAGCATTGCCTAGTTACCGCTCCGTGCGCTTTGGAGTGTCAAAGAAGAAAGGCGTCTCGATTGCCGTAGTGGTGCATTTGTATTACTACGATCTTCTTAAAGAAATTAGGCAGTATCTTGGCGCAATTGTCGAACCTTTCGATTTGTATGTGACGACACCTTTTGAAGGTGATGTTCATAAAATCATAGATGATTGTGCATATCTAGCTGCCAGTGTCACCGTGCATATCAGTGAAAATCGGGGAAGGGATATTGGTCCATTTTTGGCTCTGTACTTAAATGGTGCTCTAGACGGTTATGACGCTGTTCTCAAGCTTCACTCCAAGAAAAGTAAGTACAGCCAATTAGGTGAGGAGTGGCGGAAAAGTATCTATGATGCGTTAATGAAAGACTCTTTCACCGTTAGGAAGATTCTTCAATTAATAAGGCATGATCATGTTGGTTTGGTGGGGCCACACCCATATTATTTAAGCAATGATAATTTCTGGGGGGCTAACCGAGCAACAGTTAATAACCTTCTATTGAAAACGGGGGTCGTTTCTAAAGAGGAGGAGGTGGTATTGGGCTTTTTTGCCGGTTCAATGTTTTGGTTTTCTCCTTTAGCCATCAGCCGTTTAAAATTAATTCCCATAAGTGAACTGTTTTTTGTACCTGAAAATGGAATGCAGGATGGAACGCTGGCTCATGCATTGGAGCGTGTTTTTTGTCCGATAGTGCGGGCTGAAGGATACAGCACTACCTCATTAAAACTGGCAGGCGCTGAGATAGATAATACAGAAACAAAGAATAATAAAGTGCCGGTGCTCTGA
- a CDS encoding GtrA family protein, producing the protein MNDFKSRQFLLFLLTGGAAAAVNFFSRILYSLWLGFTYAVILAYLTGMITAFLLAKRFVFKNSQQKISTSIVMFTVVNGIAIVQTIAISTGLYYYILPSLGLTTFSAEISHGIGVAIPVFTSYLGHKYWSFK; encoded by the coding sequence ATGAATGACTTTAAATCAAGGCAGTTTTTACTGTTTCTTCTTACGGGAGGAGCGGCGGCAGCAGTGAACTTTTTTTCCAGAATATTATATAGCCTCTGGCTGGGATTCACTTACGCTGTAATATTGGCCTATTTGACTGGAATGATTACTGCGTTTTTACTCGCAAAGAGGTTTGTATTTAAGAATAGTCAGCAGAAAATTAGTACGTCTATAGTTATGTTTACCGTGGTTAATGGTATCGCAATAGTTCAAACGATAGCGATTAGCACCGGTCTTTATTACTATATCCTTCCTAGCCTTGGGTTAACGACCTTTTCCGCCGAAATATCTCATGGTATCGGAGTGGCAATTCCCGTCTTTACCAGTTACCTCGGGCACAAGTACTGGTCTTTCAAATAG